From the genome of Bosea sp. Tri-49, one region includes:
- a CDS encoding LabA-like NYN domain-containing protein, whose protein sequence is MAGEPRIALFIDGANLYATSKQLGFDMDYRRLLKEFQGRGNLIRAFYFTTLIESEEYTSIRPLVDWLDYNGYRVITKAAKEFTDATGRRRVKGNMDIELAIEMLELAPHLDHIYLFSGDGDFRPLVEAVQRKGVKVSVVSTINTNPPMVADDLRRQCDEFVELATLMQKVGRDPAERAARAPGQGNPGLERRYGIRQGDEPPEG, encoded by the coding sequence GTCGAAGCAACTCGGCTTCGACATGGATTACCGTCGTTTGCTCAAGGAATTCCAAGGACGCGGCAATCTGATCCGCGCCTTCTACTTCACGACGTTGATCGAAAGCGAGGAATATACCTCGATCAGGCCGCTGGTCGACTGGCTCGACTACAACGGCTACCGGGTCATCACCAAGGCGGCCAAGGAATTCACCGACGCGACCGGCCGCCGCCGCGTCAAGGGCAATATGGATATCGAGCTCGCCATCGAGATGCTCGAGCTCGCGCCCCATCTCGATCACATCTATTTGTTCTCCGGCGATGGCGACTTCCGGCCGCTGGTCGAAGCGGTGCAGCGCAAGGGCGTCAAGGTCTCGGTCGTCTCGACCATCAACACCAATCCGCCCATGGTCGCCGACGATCTGCGCCGGCAATGCGACGAGTTCGTCGAGCTCGCGACCTTGATGCAGAAGGTCGGACGCGACCCGGCCGAACGCGCTGCGCGCGCACCAGGCCAGGGCAATCCGGGGCTGGAGCGCCGTTATGGCATCCGCCAGGGCGACGAGCCGCCGGAGGGCTGA
- a CDS encoding superoxide dismutase, which yields MKRRSFLTGLAAGSALVIARPALVLAQTAPAPAAAPPPVFTLPKLAYAYEALEPTIDAQTMRIHHSLHHQAYVNGANAAAGQWEALRTTPIETVLADLSAAPDNVRTAVRNNVGGHWNHSFFWELMTPGGAQQPGAELKSAIDGAFGSTLELVQKVNQAGATRFGSGWAWLVVDKDKKLAIISTANQDTPLELGAKAVLGIDVWEHAYYLKYQNRRPEYLAAWWKTVNWDKANENFKKAMG from the coding sequence TTGAAACGCCGCAGCTTTCTCACCGGCCTAGCGGCCGGTTCTGCCCTCGTCATCGCCCGCCCTGCGCTGGTGCTGGCGCAGACCGCACCGGCACCAGCCGCCGCCCCGCCGCCGGTCTTTACGCTGCCGAAGCTGGCTTACGCCTATGAGGCGCTGGAGCCGACCATCGATGCGCAGACCATGCGCATCCACCACTCGCTGCACCACCAGGCCTATGTGAACGGCGCCAACGCCGCGGCCGGCCAATGGGAGGCCTTGCGCACCACGCCGATCGAGACGGTGCTCGCCGATCTCAGCGCAGCCCCCGACAATGTCCGCACCGCCGTGCGCAACAATGTCGGCGGCCACTGGAACCACAGCTTCTTCTGGGAGCTGATGACGCCCGGCGGGGCGCAGCAGCCCGGGGCCGAGCTGAAGAGCGCGATCGACGGCGCCTTCGGCTCGACGCTCGAACTGGTCCAGAAGGTCAACCAGGCCGGCGCGACGCGCTTCGGCTCGGGCTGGGCCTGGCTCGTGGTCGACAAGGACAAGAAGCTCGCGATCATCTCGACGGCGAACCAGGACACGCCGCTCGAGCTTGGCGCCAAGGCAGTGCTCGGTATCGATGTCTGGGAACACGCCTACTATCTCAAATACCAGAACCGCCGGCCGGAATACCTCGCCGCCTGGTGGAAGACGGTGAATTGGGACAAGGCGAACGAGAACTTCAAGAAGGCGATGGGCTGA
- a CDS encoding nuclear transport factor 2 family protein, with the protein MPHDASDIARACYQAYVDKDRAALEALIAEDFHFSSPLDNRLDRETYFERCWPNSERIRSCTIKHLIPIGETVFVTYDGEGVGGKGFRNTEILTIRNGKIVEVEVYFGWSLPHPAPDGSFVEPNELTE; encoded by the coding sequence ATGCCGCATGATGCGAGCGATATAGCGCGCGCCTGCTACCAGGCTTATGTCGACAAGGACCGGGCCGCGCTCGAAGCCCTCATCGCCGAGGATTTCCATTTCAGCAGCCCGCTCGACAATCGGCTCGATCGCGAGACCTATTTCGAGCGCTGCTGGCCGAACAGCGAGCGCATCCGTTCCTGCACGATCAAGCACCTCATCCCGATCGGCGAGACGGTCTTCGTCACCTATGATGGCGAAGGCGTTGGCGGCAAGGGATTCCGCAATACCGAGATCCTGACGATCCGTAATGGCAAGATCGTCGAGGTCGAGGTCTATTTCGGCTGGTCGCTGCCGCATCCGGCACCGGACGGAAGCTTCGTCGAGCCCAACGAGCTTACCGAATAG
- the smpB gene encoding SsrA-binding protein SmpB: MSKPDPERYKLAADNRKARYNYAITETLEAGIALQGTEIKSLRGGRATIGESYAGPMGTELFLFNAHIPEYLEANRFNHDVRRPRKLLLHRRQIDKLMGAIQREGYTVIPLKVYFNDKGRAKVELGLGKGKKLHDKRETEKARDWNRDKARILKTGA; this comes from the coding sequence ATGAGCAAGCCAGATCCAGAGCGCTACAAGCTCGCGGCCGATAACCGCAAGGCGCGCTACAACTATGCCATCACCGAGACCTTGGAAGCCGGCATCGCCCTGCAGGGCACCGAGATCAAGTCGCTGCGCGGCGGCCGGGCGACGATCGGCGAGAGCTACGCCGGGCCGATGGGCACCGAGCTCTTCCTGTTCAATGCCCATATCCCGGAATATCTCGAAGCCAACCGCTTCAACCATGATGTCCGTCGGCCGCGGAAGCTCCTGTTGCATCGCCGCCAGATCGACAAGCTGATGGGCGCGATCCAGCGCGAGGGCTACACCGTCATCCCGCTCAAGGTCTATTTCAACGACAAGGGCCGGGCGAAGGTCGAGCTCGGCCTTGGCAAGGGCAAGAAGCTGCACGACAAGCGCGAGACCGAGAAGGCCCGCGACTGGAATCGCGACAAGGCGCGGATTCTGAAGACCGGCGCATAG
- the dapA gene encoding 4-hydroxy-tetrahydrodipicolinate synthase, whose product MTKHAPLTGSMPALVTPFKGGKIDEATLRALVDWQIENGSTALVPVGTTGESPTLSHEEHGHVTEIVLDQAKGRVPVIAGAGSNNTIEAISLAKHAEKAGAQAVLVVTPYYNKPTQEGMYQHFKAVNDAIGIPIIIYNIPPRSVVDMSVETMARLYELKNIAGVKDATANLARVSQQRHVLGPDFIQLSGEDMTALAYMAAGGHGCISVVANVAPKLCADLMTCALKGDYAGALKIQDRLVPLHDAIFKEPGLAGAKHGLKRLGRIEEELRLPLMPVTAATGDVIRSAMVHAGLLNA is encoded by the coding sequence ATGACCAAGCATGCGCCACTCACCGGTTCGATGCCCGCGCTGGTGACGCCATTCAAGGGCGGCAAGATCGACGAGGCGACGCTGCGCGCCCTCGTCGACTGGCAGATCGAGAACGGTTCCACCGCGCTGGTTCCGGTGGGCACCACCGGCGAGAGCCCGACGCTCAGCCATGAGGAGCACGGCCACGTCACCGAGATCGTGCTCGACCAGGCCAAGGGCAGGGTGCCGGTGATTGCCGGCGCCGGCTCGAACAACACCATCGAGGCGATCTCGCTTGCGAAGCACGCCGAGAAGGCTGGCGCACAGGCCGTGCTCGTGGTCACGCCCTACTACAACAAGCCGACCCAGGAGGGCATGTACCAGCACTTCAAGGCGGTGAACGATGCGATCGGCATCCCGATCATCATCTACAACATCCCGCCGCGCTCGGTGGTCGACATGTCGGTCGAGACCATGGCGCGGCTCTATGAGCTGAAGAACATCGCCGGGGTGAAGGACGCGACCGCCAACCTTGCCCGCGTCTCGCAGCAGCGCCATGTGCTCGGCCCCGACTTCATCCAGCTCTCGGGCGAGGACATGACGGCGCTGGCCTATATGGCTGCCGGCGGCCATGGCTGCATCTCGGTCGTCGCCAATGTCGCGCCCAAGCTCTGCGCCGATCTGATGACCTGCGCCCTCAAGGGCGACTACGCCGGAGCCCTGAAGATCCAGGACCGGCTGGTGCCGCTGCATGACGCCATCTTCAAGGAGCCAGGCCTTGCCGGCGCCAAGCACGGGTTGAAGCGCCTCGGCCGGATCGAGGAAGAACTCCGCCTGCCGCTGATGCCGGTTACGGCGGCGACTGGCGATGTCATCCGCAGCGCCATGGTTCACGCCGGCCTGTTGAATGCTTAA
- a CDS encoding lytic transglycosylase domain-containing protein, translating to MTASLAPQTEPPASPVPPAAIARPEERIDLEPLRKVVAAYRAGKLEDGDAIARRIDDKAVRGMLEWVALRSLSNVVSFERIAEFLDAFPNYPGTTPFRRRAEAALVTDRRSSETVRAFFHGREPISPAGRIALARALAAEGRQDEALALARRTWLKDHLGAGLEKIVLDNFGDKLTTADHRLRTERYLFAGKSEEALRNAARVSQDYVALAKVRLASAKAKGPIAQKQIDAVPAPLKKDISFAFLQAQQARRSGKPADAAKAIAEVPRDPALLGDGDGWWEERRLIARKLLDEGDAKGAYAVASGHGAEDTAERIDAEWHAGWIALRFEKDAERAAKHFAEAAKVAETPISVARATYWQGRAADALNKTEEAKAFYARAAEHPIAYYGQLARARLGLTELPVRRTMAAPLAHLPGFKAAKLLYAIEAPDLAGQLLIDLSQRLHDTAALEAIADIARQRGDAKTLLTIGKIALQRGFPLDEAAFPTFGVPDFPSVGDPMERAIVHAIARQESAFDPAAVSHAGALGLMQMMPATARETARRAQFPFELDRLTKDPLYSAKMGAAHLNDLLGDWRGSYILTFAAYNAGSGNVKKWITAYGDPRSNEVDAVDWVERISFTETRNYVQRVMENLQVYRQRLNQRTAYMIDYDLKRGGKRD from the coding sequence GTGACCGCATCGCTCGCGCCACAGACCGAGCCGCCCGCATCGCCTGTGCCACCGGCCGCGATCGCCCGGCCGGAGGAGCGCATCGATCTCGAACCGCTAAGGAAAGTGGTCGCGGCCTATCGCGCCGGCAAGCTGGAGGATGGCGACGCCATCGCCCGGCGCATCGACGACAAGGCCGTGCGCGGCATGTTGGAATGGGTGGCGCTGCGCAGCCTGTCCAATGTCGTGAGCTTCGAGCGCATCGCCGAATTCCTCGACGCCTTCCCGAACTATCCCGGCACGACGCCGTTCCGCCGGCGGGCCGAAGCAGCGCTGGTCACCGACCGGCGCAGCTCCGAGACCGTGCGCGCCTTCTTTCATGGCCGCGAGCCGATCAGCCCGGCCGGACGCATCGCGCTTGCCCGTGCGCTGGCTGCCGAGGGCCGCCAGGACGAGGCGCTGGCGCTTGCCCGCCGGACCTGGCTCAAGGATCATCTCGGCGCCGGGCTCGAGAAGATCGTCCTCGACAATTTCGGCGACAAGCTCACCACCGCCGATCATCGCCTGCGCACCGAGCGCTATCTCTTCGCCGGAAAGAGCGAGGAGGCGTTGCGCAATGCCGCCCGCGTCTCGCAGGACTATGTCGCGCTGGCCAAGGTCCGGCTCGCCAGCGCGAAGGCCAAGGGCCCAATCGCGCAGAAGCAGATCGACGCCGTGCCGGCGCCCTTAAAGAAGGACATCTCTTTCGCTTTCCTGCAGGCACAGCAGGCGCGCCGCTCCGGCAAGCCGGCCGATGCCGCCAAGGCGATCGCCGAGGTGCCGCGCGACCCCGCTTTGCTCGGCGACGGCGATGGCTGGTGGGAAGAGCGCCGGCTGATCGCCCGCAAGCTGCTCGACGAGGGCGACGCCAAGGGCGCCTATGCGGTCGCCTCCGGCCATGGCGCCGAGGACACCGCCGAGCGCATCGACGCCGAATGGCATGCCGGCTGGATCGCCCTGCGCTTCGAAAAGGACGCCGAGCGGGCGGCAAAGCATTTCGCCGAGGCCGCCAAGGTCGCGGAGACGCCGATCTCGGTGGCGCGCGCCACCTATTGGCAGGGCCGCGCCGCCGACGCGCTCAACAAGACGGAGGAGGCGAAGGCCTTCTATGCCCGGGCTGCCGAGCACCCAATCGCCTATTACGGCCAGCTCGCCCGCGCCCGGCTCGGCCTCACCGAACTGCCAGTCCGGCGCACCATGGCGGCGCCGCTGGCGCATCTGCCCGGCTTCAAGGCAGCCAAGCTGCTCTATGCGATCGAGGCGCCCGATCTCGCCGGCCAGTTGCTGATCGACCTGTCGCAGCGCCTGCACGATACCGCTGCACTGGAAGCCATCGCCGACATCGCCCGCCAGCGCGGCGACGCCAAGACCCTGCTCACCATCGGCAAGATCGCTCTGCAGCGTGGGTTCCCGCTCGACGAGGCCGCCTTCCCAACCTTCGGCGTGCCGGACTTCCCGTCGGTGGGCGATCCGATGGAGCGCGCCATCGTCCACGCCATCGCCCGGCAGGAAAGCGCCTTCGACCCGGCCGCGGTCTCGCATGCAGGCGCACTCGGGCTGATGCAGATGATGCCGGCGACGGCGCGCGAGACGGCGCGACGGGCGCAGTTTCCCTTCGAGCTCGACCGGCTGACCAAGGACCCGCTCTATTCGGCGAAGATGGGCGCGGCCCATCTCAACGACCTGCTCGGCGACTGGCGCGGTTCCTATATCCTGACCTTCGCCGCCTATAATGCCGGCTCGGGCAATGTGAAGAAGTGGATCACCGCCTATGGCGACCCGCGTTCGAACGAAGTCGACGCGGTCGACTGGGTCGAGCGCATCTCCTTCACCGAGACGCGCAATTATGTGCAGCGGGTGATGGAGAACCTGCAGGTCTACCGCCAGCGCCTCAACCAGCGCACCGCCTACATGATCGACTACGATCTGAAGCGCGGCGGCAAGCGCGACTGA
- a CDS encoding cyclase family protein produces MTDKRVCFDFEVVFSNGGGIQGQDFRLDIDGDDIADDELAAYIIRDLRLLMVGEIRILNKLIIEERHKRASQSQDAVVQGLDGLFVDLSHTIESGMITYKGLPAPLICDHLSRIKSREIYAEGTEFQIGRIDMVANTGTYIDMPFHRYATGHDLAGLQLRRVADLPAVVIRVEGAAERAIDWHHFVPAACSGHAVLVHTGWDRHWGTDAYFEGHPFLTEKAALYLRDQGAVLVGIDSLNIDDTRGGTRPVHSVLLGADIPIVEHLTGLSQLPASGFRFSAVPPKIKGMGTFPVRAHARLIAE; encoded by the coding sequence ATGACGGACAAGCGGGTCTGCTTCGATTTCGAGGTGGTCTTCTCCAATGGCGGAGGCATCCAGGGGCAGGATTTTCGTCTCGACATCGACGGCGACGACATCGCCGACGACGAGCTCGCCGCTTACATCATTCGGGACCTGCGCCTGCTAATGGTCGGCGAGATCCGCATCCTCAACAAGTTGATCATCGAGGAGCGCCACAAGCGGGCGTCGCAGTCGCAGGATGCGGTGGTGCAAGGCCTCGACGGCCTTTTCGTCGACCTCAGCCATACGATCGAATCGGGGATGATCACCTATAAGGGCCTGCCCGCGCCGCTGATCTGCGATCATCTTTCCCGGATCAAGTCGCGCGAGATCTATGCGGAGGGCACCGAGTTCCAGATCGGCCGCATCGACATGGTCGCCAATACCGGCACCTATATCGACATGCCCTTCCATCGCTATGCCACCGGCCACGATCTGGCAGGGTTGCAGCTGCGGCGCGTCGCGGACCTGCCCGCCGTTGTGATCCGGGTCGAAGGCGCGGCGGAACGGGCGATCGACTGGCACCATTTCGTCCCAGCCGCTTGCAGCGGCCATGCCGTGCTCGTGCACACCGGTTGGGATCGGCACTGGGGCACGGACGCCTATTTCGAAGGGCATCCCTTCCTGACCGAGAAGGCGGCCCTCTATCTGCGGGACCAGGGCGCCGTGCTCGTCGGGATCGATTCGCTCAACATCGACGACACCCGCGGCGGGACGCGGCCGGTCCACTCCGTCCTGCTCGGCGCCGATATCCCGATCGTGGAGCATCTGACCGGGCTCTCGCAGCTGCCTGCTTCCGGCTTCCGCTTCTCCGCCGTTCCGCCGAAAATCAAGGGCATGGGCACCTTCCCGGTACGCGCGCATGCCAGGCTGATCGCGGAATAG
- a CDS encoding alpha/beta fold hydrolase, producing the protein MNSDTGFRSLFISARDGLKLHVREYGPQAACLLPIVCLAGLARTSADFHELAVALSEDGPRRVLALDYRGRGRSDYAKDWHDYDIRVELDDLMQMLAATGVEEAVFVGTSRGGLLTMALGAARPAAIRGVVLNDVGPVIDARGLLRIRGYVGKLPTPRSFAEGAEILKRLSDQQFPLFGEVEWEIMARRTWTERNGALLPDYDPRLLKTLEELDLEAPLPELWPYFAALNHVPVLAIRGENSDLLAEKTLAEMGQRHPRCETFTAPGQGHAPLLGSKDMVRRIGRLIAKAEKQAA; encoded by the coding sequence ATGAATTCCGATACCGGCTTCCGCTCCCTGTTCATCAGCGCCCGCGACGGGCTGAAGCTGCATGTTCGCGAATACGGGCCGCAAGCCGCTTGCCTGCTGCCGATCGTCTGCCTCGCCGGACTGGCGCGGACCTCGGCCGACTTCCACGAGCTCGCCGTCGCACTCTCGGAGGACGGGCCGAGGCGCGTGCTGGCGCTCGATTATCGCGGCCGCGGCCGTTCCGACTACGCCAAGGACTGGCACGACTACGACATCCGCGTCGAGCTCGACGATCTCATGCAGATGCTCGCCGCCACCGGCGTCGAGGAGGCCGTCTTCGTCGGCACCTCGCGCGGCGGGCTTTTGACCATGGCGCTGGGGGCCGCGCGACCCGCGGCGATCCGCGGCGTGGTGCTGAACGATGTCGGGCCGGTGATCGACGCGCGCGGGCTCCTGCGCATCCGCGGCTATGTCGGCAAGCTGCCGACACCGCGCAGCTTTGCCGAGGGCGCCGAGATCCTGAAGCGGCTATCGGACCAGCAATTCCCGCTCTTCGGCGAGGTCGAATGGGAGATCATGGCGCGCCGGACCTGGACCGAGCGCAACGGCGCGCTCTTGCCGGATTACGATCCACGCCTGCTCAAGACGCTGGAAGAGCTCGACCTGGAAGCGCCGCTGCCCGAGCTCTGGCCCTATTTCGCGGCGCTGAACCATGTCCCAGTGCTGGCCATCCGCGGCGAGAATTCCGACCTGCTGGCGGAGAAGACATTGGCGGAGATGGGGCAGCGCCATCCACGCTGCGAGACCTTCACCGCGCCGGGCCAGGGCCATGCGCCCCTGCTCGGCAGCAAGGACATGGTCCGCCGCATCGGCAGGCTGATCGCGAAGGCTGAGAAGCAGGCGGCCTGA
- a CDS encoding methylated-DNA--[protein]-cysteine S-methyltransferase, with translation MQNICLFTTAIGSCALVWQDERIIAAQLPERDEDAARRRLAKRFPEAVEAVPPPFVQQAIDDVVALLAGERRDLAHLPIDLSATPEFNRRVYAVALAIPPGETLTYGEVAARIGEPGAARAVGVALGQNPIPIIVPCHRVLAAGGKTGGFSADGGVETKLKILTIEKARTSAEPSLFDALPLQARQR, from the coding sequence ATGCAGAACATCTGTCTCTTCACCACCGCGATCGGTTCCTGCGCTCTGGTCTGGCAGGACGAGCGCATCATCGCGGCGCAGTTGCCCGAACGAGACGAGGACGCGGCCCGGCGGCGCCTTGCGAAGCGCTTTCCCGAGGCGGTCGAGGCCGTGCCTCCGCCTTTCGTGCAGCAGGCGATCGACGACGTCGTCGCCCTGCTCGCCGGCGAACGGCGCGATCTCGCGCATCTGCCGATCGATCTTTCGGCAACGCCCGAGTTCAACCGCCGCGTCTACGCCGTCGCCTTGGCGATCCCGCCCGGCGAGACGCTGACCTATGGCGAGGTCGCGGCGCGCATCGGTGAACCCGGCGCGGCGCGCGCCGTTGGCGTGGCGCTTGGCCAGAACCCGATCCCGATCATCGTGCCGTGCCATCGCGTGCTCGCCGCGGGCGGCAAGACCGGCGGCTTCTCGGCCGATGGCGGCGTCGAGACCAAGCTGAAGATCCTGACGATCGAAAAGGCGCGCACCAGCGCCGAGCCGTCTCTGTTCGACGCCCTGCCGCTGCAGGCAAGGCAGCGATAG
- the msrP gene encoding protein-methionine-sulfoxide reductase catalytic subunit MsrP has protein sequence MLIKRRAGWEIPESQATSEAVFLNRRQWLAGGVGLIAGAALPQAAMAQGADPTLDLYPAKRNAAYTLDRPVTDEELAANYNNFYEFGTSKEVAAASKRLVTRPWTIAIDGLVEKPFEIGIDDLIRKVTLEERLYRFRCVEAWSMAVPWTGFTLKSLVALAKPLSGAKYVQMQTFMNPRVAPGQSQRWYPWPYTEGLTIAEATNDMTLMVTGIYGKPLPTQHGAPLRLITPWKYGFKSVKSISKISFVAERPKTFWEGLQASEYGFWANVNPEVSHPRWSQASEQVLGSRDRKPTLLFNGYAEQVADLYKGLEKERLWA, from the coding sequence ATGCTGATCAAGCGCCGCGCCGGCTGGGAAATTCCCGAGAGCCAGGCGACATCCGAGGCCGTCTTCCTGAACAGGCGGCAATGGCTCGCCGGCGGTGTCGGCCTGATAGCCGGCGCTGCGCTGCCACAAGCCGCGATGGCGCAAGGGGCCGATCCGACGCTTGACCTCTACCCGGCCAAGCGCAACGCGGCCTACACGCTCGACCGCCCGGTGACCGACGAGGAGCTGGCGGCGAACTACAATAATTTCTACGAATTCGGCACCTCGAAGGAAGTGGCCGCCGCATCGAAGCGGCTGGTCACGCGGCCCTGGACGATCGCGATCGACGGGCTGGTCGAGAAGCCGTTTGAGATCGGCATCGACGACCTCATCCGGAAGGTCACGCTGGAGGAGCGGCTTTATCGCTTCCGCTGCGTCGAGGCCTGGTCGATGGCGGTGCCGTGGACGGGCTTCACGCTGAAGAGCCTGGTCGCGCTGGCCAAGCCTCTCTCGGGGGCGAAATACGTCCAGATGCAGACCTTCATGAACCCGCGGGTCGCGCCGGGCCAGTCGCAGCGCTGGTATCCCTGGCCCTATACCGAGGGGCTGACGATCGCCGAGGCGACCAACGACATGACGCTGATGGTGACCGGCATCTACGGCAAGCCGCTCCCAACACAGCACGGCGCGCCGCTGCGGCTGATCACGCCGTGGAAGTATGGCTTCAAATCGGTCAAATCGATCAGCAAGATCAGCTTCGTCGCCGAGCGGCCGAAAACCTTCTGGGAAGGGCTGCAGGCCTCCGAATACGGCTTCTGGGCCAATGTGAACCCGGAAGTCTCGCATCCGCGCTGGAGCCAGGCGAGCGAGCAGGTGCTGGGCTCGCGCGACCGCAAGCCGACCCTGCTGTTCAACGGCTATGCCGAGCAGGTGGCGGATCTCTATAAGGGACTGGAGAAGGAACGGCTCTGGGCTTGA
- a CDS encoding SRPBCC family protein, translated as MNEYGVVLESGAVRFERLLPGPVERVWSYLTDSDKRGTWLASGQLEPRVGGTVDLLFKHSQITSERPPERYREMNDNGWPSKGTVTRYEPMTALAMTWPGEGEASSEVTFELTPEGDKVRLVLTHRKLAGKAEMTDVSGGWHAHLGILEDKLAGDPPRGFWSKIAALEAEYAKRFADLPA; from the coding sequence ATGAACGAGTATGGCGTGGTCCTGGAGAGCGGTGCTGTCCGCTTCGAACGCCTTTTGCCTGGCCCGGTCGAACGGGTCTGGTCCTATCTCACCGACTCCGACAAGCGCGGCACCTGGCTGGCTTCGGGCCAACTCGAGCCACGCGTCGGCGGCACGGTCGATCTCCTGTTCAAGCATTCGCAGATCACCAGCGAGCGGCCGCCGGAGCGCTATCGCGAGATGAACGACAATGGCTGGCCCTCCAAGGGAACCGTGACGCGCTACGAGCCGATGACTGCGCTGGCGATGACCTGGCCGGGCGAGGGCGAGGCCAGCTCGGAGGTGACCTTCGAACTCACGCCCGAAGGCGACAAGGTCAGGCTGGTGCTGACCCATCGCAAGCTCGCCGGCAAGGCGGAGATGACCGATGTCTCCGGCGGCTGGCACGCCCATCTCGGCATCCTCGAAGACAAGCTCGCCGGGGATCCACCGCGTGGCTTCTGGTCGAAGATCGCAGCGCTCGAGGCGGAATATGCCAAGCGCTTCGCCGATCTGCCGGCTTGA
- a CDS encoding ArsR/SmtB family transcription factor yields the protein MDRFTALADPTRRHIVEMLGQRAMAAGEITAQFGMSAPAISQHLKVLKEAGLVSVEVSGQRRIYRLDPEGLDAFEDWVKQVRGFWNAGLDRLERELAKPEDA from the coding sequence ATGGATCGCTTCACCGCCCTTGCCGACCCGACCCGCCGCCACATCGTCGAGATGCTGGGCCAGCGCGCCATGGCGGCGGGCGAGATCACGGCCCAGTTCGGCATGAGCGCGCCGGCGATCTCGCAGCATCTCAAGGTGTTGAAGGAGGCGGGACTGGTGAGCGTCGAGGTCAGTGGCCAGCGGCGGATCTACCGGCTCGATCCCGAGGGCCTCGATGCCTTCGAGGATTGGGTCAAGCAGGTGCGCGGCTTCTGGAATGCCGGGCTCGACCGCCTGGAACGAGAACTGGCGAAGCCCGAAGACGCATAG
- a CDS encoding DMT family transporter — translation MPSRNATLAGILMMLLGILLFSLNDVMGKWLVATYTVGQILLLRSGVALLAITPFVVKQGLSRTLRPERPGLQLLRVTLGSCEVALFYWAVSYLPLADTMTLWLAAPVWAVVLAALLLGERVDAGRWLAVVAGFVGVAIALNPSSESLSLPAIIALIGSFSFAAMMIIGRQLRGTPDVTLVFWQTFGALVMGLLLLPFGWVTPSLVDIGLLGLLGIVAMVAHLCVTRSLKLAEASVVVPYQYTLIVWALVFGWFVFGDWPKPAMLFGSALIIAAGLALLVLERRAGNSASENAKERVTVEQN, via the coding sequence ATGCCCTCCCGAAACGCCACCCTCGCCGGCATCCTGATGATGCTGCTCGGCATCCTGCTGTTCTCGCTCAACGACGTGATGGGGAAATGGCTGGTCGCGACCTATACGGTCGGCCAGATCCTGCTGCTGCGCTCTGGCGTCGCCCTGCTGGCGATCACCCCCTTCGTGGTGAAGCAGGGCCTCAGCCGTACGCTGCGGCCCGAGCGGCCTGGTCTACAGCTGCTGCGCGTCACGCTCGGCTCCTGCGAGGTCGCGCTGTTCTACTGGGCGGTGTCCTATCTGCCGCTCGCCGATACGATGACGCTCTGGCTGGCGGCGCCCGTCTGGGCGGTGGTGCTGGCGGCGCTATTGCTTGGCGAGCGCGTCGATGCCGGGCGCTGGCTCGCCGTGGTCGCCGGCTTCGTCGGCGTGGCGATCGCGCTCAACCCGTCGAGTGAGAGCCTGTCCCTGCCGGCGATCATCGCGCTGATCGGCAGCTTCTCCTTTGCCGCGATGATGATCATCGGCCGGCAATTGCGCGGCACGCCCGACGTCACATTGGTCTTCTGGCAGACATTCGGTGCGCTGGTGATGGGCTTGCTGCTCCTGCCCTTCGGCTGGGTCACACCGAGCCTGGTCGATATCGGCCTGCTCGGCCTGCTTGGCATCGTCGCCATGGTCGCGCATCTCTGCGTGACGCGCTCGCTTAAGCTGGCGGAAGCCTCGGTCGTGGTGCCCTATCAGTACACGCTGATCGTCTGGGCGCTGGTCTTCGGCTGGTTCGTCTTCGGCGATTGGCCCAAGCCCGCGATGCTGTTCGGTTCCGCCCTGATCATCGCCGCCGGGCTCGCCTTGCTCGTGCTCGAACGGCGCGCGGGCAACTCGGCCTCTGAGAACGCCAAGGAGCGTGTTACCGTCGAGCAGAACTGA